The Melitaea cinxia chromosome 8, ilMelCinx1.1, whole genome shotgun sequence genomic interval cctcggagatcacgttaagccctcgatcccggttgttatcataaatacctgatagcgaacgtcgtcatagtaggaaacatatcctTCAACCCATAATGGATTAAACTTTaattcttctcctacgtggagaaagaggcctatgcccagctatgggatgttacaggctgaatcgatcgtACATACAATTATCTACATGTACATAGAACATATATACATGCCCTCTAGAGGAACAGCAAGTGAACCTACTCctttacgcttcagcttgtaatatcccactactgggcataggcctctttcctatgtaggagaaggatcacagcttaatccaccacgctgctccaatgcgggttggttgATACTCCTACTCCTTTACTACTTCACTTACATATATTTATCGTCAAAGCTTTCTTTTACCTTATAATTTAAGATTTGTTATGTAATATCAATAagattactataaatatatacgtatCCTGAACAGACCTGGGTAGTGGAGCGTGGCAGGCCAGCTCCGTGTAGTACTTGAGCTTGGGCTCCGTACCGCTAGTTCTCACGATGACACTGAGACCTCCCTCACATGTGAAGGCGATCATCTCTCCACTAGTGTAGTCTTGGTCTAGACCAGTACCTAGGACCCCTGGAAACCACGTAGATTAGttgagtttatttgtttaaataattattttttcttttttttattatataaaaaatattcacggGCCCTTAGTTGCTCATGCcatttttactacataaaatatttgttacggcgtgcgttttatttttacaatagatTAACTTCAAACCAGCAGTTCTAAAACTGTCAAGAATTGCTAGTATGGTTCGACTCTGACAGCTTTTCATTGTTATAACGAcattaagcgcataactcgagaatggctcggccaattcggctaatttatttttttgtatgttccttaaggcacACGGAAGGTTTCCACCACTATGATATCCACTATGATATAACCAGCTGACTTTATTTTGCCTTCAAGATGTTAGGTAAACTATAATCCAACAAATTTTAAGTGGGAGGAAAGgactacaaaaaaagttttttttctcCATGCGTAGGAGGCTGCCACTACCCGCCCCACCCACGGAGTAGCAGATGACGGTcgcgaatattcataatataaatccctAAAACATTTTACGTAGTTTCGATTGGGAGGAAATTGGAAAACTGACTCCCGTCAGTGACAGATTTTCTTGACCAATTTCCCCCGGGAAGACCATATAgcctttgacaacagaaccttgtCAACcttttcaaacttataatttaaattaattattaccactaatatatataaattaatcaacTTACTGAGTTGTCCCCCGCCATTCACTTCCTCTGGTATTTTAACGCCGGCGGTAAAATCGTTGATTGATGTTATTTTACACGAGCCCACTTTCTTTGGatactgtaaaaaaattatatatattgtttagaTATTACTCCtcaattatgtttaatttaagcttataattatttctgtgataaatattatagagaagttttgaaaaattcattttgactgtaagaaatacataatttaactATAAGAGCTTGTAAATGTCTCTTAATTGGACATAAAAGATCTATGAAAAATAATAGAGGGGTAAATGGAAAAATTAATTATGCTCTGTAGATATTATGATTTCACAATTGCTATCTCATAAATTTGTCATCTACATCTCACACTCTCATTGCAGTTGAACACATGAAACAAAACTTATTAACTTTGttttgtcacaaaaaaaaaacgagagtgctttacaccacacgactgaagtaaaactttttttagtaaaaggcctgcactgtgtcttagatatacaaaacaCAACTGGCTATgacagaaagagagaaaaaactattttctcgcacctctctctctcacTCCGTtagcctcgctcgatcacactttttataACGCTCGCgacacgcattcaccagcttactcctgaAGTCAAGCtgagtaaagaagttttacttcgaaaaccTTTcgtagttaaaatataaaataaatgcacAATGCCTTgttttacagttaaaaaaaaatacaactatagtgcgttcaacgagccgagataccaaatgtaaacaaaccaaatgcgaggtcattcaactatgcagggttttgtaaccttttttttacttacacaaaaattttaaatgtaaaatatatttatattttgtaattactgaaataaatataattaattaaatataattatgtatttaagatttgatacttcttaaataataattatcgaaatataaaaatcacccgaGCGTTTCAGgacacgaaatgaaataaaaataaataatacaaattcaaaGGGCCGTACGCGGTCAGATTGTTTTCaaggccagttaaaatatcattcgaccttgcagagagacgtgcagcagatagcaaacagacaagatagaaagagatagactacattttgtttgttccgtcgtcgctacgaaaaattgatgggctttgtttacatttggtatctcttctcgttgaacagactatAGTTATTAATTACTTACGATTCCTGGACCGTGATAATTCCTGATCCTGCTGAATATCTTCGAAATGACGTTTGGTTCGTGAAATATGAAATACGAATTGTATGATATGTGGTAGCCGTACTCTGCATATAGGGCTTGTAGTTGGCCCAGTAGAGACGAGCCTTTGGAATATAAGCTTGAAGCCAGAGATGCTACCTGttaacagaaaataaataaataaaaacgagtgtactttagaccacacgaatgaagtaaaacttttttagctactgtgtcttagatatacgaaacgcaactggctatgagagaaagaaaatgtgtgctcgcatctCTCACTCTTgctctgttcgcctcgcccgatcacacttttcgtaacgctctcgtcacgcttcACCAGCTTAGTCCCCAATTCAAgtttgcgtaaagaagttttacttcgaaaaacCTTATAAACATTATGTTTTCATTCTATATTAATAGTACTTAGCTGTGTTTGATAAAAATCGATTACACagtttgaaaaaattaatattcttagTAACTTACTTGCTCTTTACCAAATTAAAAGTACTCATTTTTGGCACAAAATTGAATTATTGCTTAGTTTTATATtcgtttaatttaatagttaatgAGATAGTAGTTAACATACATGCACGGCTGCAGAGACACCGTCCTTATCAGGGACCCTGGGGCTGCACATGTAGCCTATCGCCTCTTCAAAGGCGAATATTGGTGTTTCACCCTGCTCTAGTAATAATAGGGTGGCGTtgcctaaaaaaaattatttatttatttgtgtttttatattgtattgtattgtatccctctcttcccgtgggtgtcgtaagaggcgagtaagggataacacagttccactaccaccttggaacttaaaaagccgaccggtggcgggataaacatgcaactgctggctttgaaatacacaggccgaagaagggcagcagtgttttcggtgcgacaaagccagccctgcggtcaccaacccgcctgcccagcgtggtgactatgggcaacacacatgagttcacgttatttttggcgtaaacttgtggaggcctatgtccagcagtggactgtataggctgtaatgattgtattgtatatttgatTTGGTTACAAATTAGTAATAGGAAGaagtatctttattatttttcttttataatttcttttttccttattaatgtatattgttctgattttacatattaaattaaatttactctAATCAGTAGCATGTAGTGACTGCTTATAAGAAGAAGTACATCATCATTGTTTACCTaactattatgtattaaaacatttatattgcaTCTTCTGTTGGTTGGTGAATTTTTAAGTCTGATTTTGATAAGATTTTCATCATCACCCTTTTATAGATCACTGCTGGACGTAAGCCTTCTCAGGGAACTACGCCATAAGACCCGATCGCCTGCTTTAGCCATCCAGTCACTTATGCACAGTATATAACTAGGCTGGCAAACCAGCATACAGTcgacatgatggtaagcggttaccgtagcctactttgttgtcaccttactcattaCAGGATGACAgcactgcttgagaacagtattatttagctgtaatcttcaaagtcgaggtactaccccagtcggtctgTTGTGTCCTACTCAGTCGAAACTATCACACCAACTACCCACTTCAAGCCTTTGGTCGATCTAGCCGTAGAGAGTCCAAAACTATGTTTGCTGAAACATGGCCTTCagttcagtctatcgcagtccactgctggacatatatggcttccccaagttcgcgccatatatgccggttttccgcaatctttaTCCACCCTACACCGGCACTATTGCTTTGAAAAGGGTTcatatgacaaaaatatatcCAGTCTAAGATTTTTCTTTTGCTTTATATGGCTaaatacaatagttctattgaGGTAGGGGGTGAGCTTGTTTAGtgacttaattatataaaaaataaaaatatttaaaacatatattctCACCCATCCACTTGAACCCAGTGAGGGTCTCGACCAGCTGTCCTTTCCCCTTAGCCACGGCTCTCAACATCTTGGAACTAACGAAGCTGGCCAGTAGGAAAACATCATCCTCCCCCACCGGACCTCCTCCCAAGATGTGTTGCTGTAGTAACCACCAACCCAAAAGAGATCCCATCTCATTACCCGTGAACACCTTCCAGGACTTTGATCTGAGGAAATTTTATTAGATGTCATCAGTTCCGTATTTCATACCTTTTTGggtgcattttatttattatttaaaagtgtaaGGTGGGGAGCTCGGGATGTTTATTAAAACGAGTTTATTGTTTCACGTCcagtttattaatgtattaaattttactgtCGCCTAATGTTATGTATCCTAAAAGtatttagtatatatgtatattagtatATCGTCACATATCTTTTATGTATACCTTACACATGGTACTATGCTATATTAGTATATAGCATCTACTTACACACTACAAATTAAGAAGGGAAAATTacacttataataaaaagtacacaCTAcgacactgctgggcataggcctctttcgccacgTAGAAGAAGGCTTTAATTAATGTCGCTGCTCTATtacgggttggcgaatatattaccgtgagtgacgatcgctattaggtttctatgataacaaccgggaccgacggcttcacgtgctctccgaggcacggtggggaaacccacaatgACAGACacccggaaacaaatatttgatcagatacaaatgtctatcccgagcgggaatcgaacgcgCAACCACCGGATGTTTTTTGTGTCAGTTTATTCTTATTTCATACCGTTTTGGGtcatctttttaatttaaaaggaaTCAGCAACTAAgtgtaatgataaatattttaattagtgttttaaaacgtacattttatataaaaaaattgatatggTATCaattgaaaatgtaataaataaagataatggAGACATTATGAGAATTTTAAATGTAGGTAACtcgttaaatattaaaaatgttttaaaaagtattatttttttaaatagtgtatTGTTACATTCATATACTATAATcatatatgtgctgtgtggctacggcactaaagaatatagccaccccctctcttcccgtgggtgtcgtaagaggcgactaagggataacaaggttccacaaccaccttggaactttagaagccgaccgatggcgggataaacatctaaccgctggctttgaaatacacaggccgaagacgggcagcagcgtcttcggtgcgacaaagccagtactgcggtcaccaacccgcctgcccagcatggtgactatgggcaaaatacatgagttcacgcatttttggcgcgaacttgtggacgcctatgtccagcagtggactgcaataggctggaatgatgatgatgatgatgtattatATAGTGTATAATGAatcatttcttatttattaatgatattctttcattcatatattattaacaaaacagaaatatttgatttgatgaagtttttaagtaaaacttctttactcacgcttgatttggggagtgagctggtgaatgcgtgacaagagcgttacgaaaagtgagatTGAGCTAGGCGAACGGAGCTAGAGGTAAAAGGTGCGAacgcacattttctttctctcatagcctaACTTAACTGAggactttaactgaggtagggcacagcaggaattttctgctcaaaatatggagcagcccgactggggtagtacctcgaccttacagaagatcacagcaaaataatactgttctcaagcagtattgtgttcctgttggtgagtaaggtgaccagagctcctggggggattgggtcggcaacgcgcttgcgatgcttctggtgttgcaggcgtctataagctacggtaatcgcttaccatcaggtgagccgtacgcttgtttgccgaccgagtgatataaaaaaaaaatcagccagttacgtttcgtatatctgagacacagtgcaggcctattgctgaagaagttttacttcagtcgtgtggtctaaagcacacgtCTTTTTACACGCTTTATATTCATctttatgtttgtatgtttgaaacTGACTCTTTTGGACTTTATTTTGACCCACTTCTAACGTccagattttatttaaacttagtagacttatcgaTGATCGATGACAATACAATAAGGTTTATTTATAGAGgatgttattttagttttttttttaaactattttttatattttctaattctttaaagtttacatatatattcaGGAAAGTAAGATTATTGGAAACATCGTCTCAAAATCAATCAAacacaaaatttactttttcgaatatcattaaaaacattttacaaatttaaattatatttgtgaattaattatagttaaaaattcCACTGATTCGAATAATCGGCAAGATACTCcacagttatttaaaaaaaaacctgtgttttgttataaaatttgtaatatcttgcatgataTTACTTGCGTCGTTAAAGCCATAGTCTGCTGAAATAGCtaatattagaatatatataacTCACTTATCATTATATTCTGCAACAGCTAGCCGATCCGCGTCTGGATCATTAACAAGGACCAATTTGACGCCATTTTCTTCAGCCAATTTCCGACTCAAATCCAAACATTCCTTCTCTTCGGGATTAGGAAACTTCACAGTCGGAAAGTCTGGATTCGGATTTTGTTGTTCGATAACGCTTATTGGAGCCTGGTGATGAAAAATTGGAATTCGATTGGACAatagtttagttttaaatttagatttcgGTATTTAGGGTTGTACTTAATACTAGGGCGACAGAGACGTGTACAGTCAACCTCATAATCGTAAGGCGTTTTAATGTAGTCTGCAATATTAGAAGCATCAGAAGTCCATTGCCACACGTACCCCGAtcctccccagaagctctggccaccttactcaacacGGGAACACAAAACTACTCAAGAGGAGTGTTATTTAGTTGTCATCTTCTGAAAGGTTTTACTGAGGGAGGGAACAGTTGCAAATATCCTTGCTCAAAAccaggagcagcccgactggggaagtacctcgaccttacagaagatcacagctagatGATAATGCTCTCAAAGAGTCTCGTGCTCCAACAGTGAGTTAGGTgcccagagctcttgggggattggggataaggGCAGCAACGCACTagcaatgcttctgatgttgcaaaagtctataagttacggttatcgcttaccatcgggtgtttgccaacctagttatatatatataaaggccgaggcacttccccagtcgagcagctccagattttaagcaagatatgAATATACGTGATAAGGAATATAGTTTGTCAATGCCCCATAGTTGCGCAAGATTTTTGTTAAGTAGAAGTTATGTTTGGAATATTGTAGTTGCCTTGTTTCTATACATGTGTATGTATAAATCCGAATAATTACAAATCTGATAAGTATGGTTAGTTATTAACATGTTTTTACtaagtttttaatttgaatatttttatataaacgttCAGACCATAATCATATTAATGTCcgtttgtttattattcttgCTAGTCAgcaatttcattattattttactacttcAAAATAAGCgaacaaaattgttatttatttctataataaaatcagttttattattccattttcaagtaatttattaaaaatatttactgtatattttttatactgttCTATTGTTTCTCGTCGAACATTACTAAACTTCTGTaaggtttataattttatccttAACCTCAATATATATCttgacttataaataataattaatcactaAATGTATTGTTAAGCGCTAATCTCGAGATTAGctgaattcattttttttttttattttagaactttgtAGATTAtcacgaaacaaaaaaaaaaattaaaaaattggcagaaattttttaaattttataaaacgtaCAGATTATTTCAACTACACGCGAAAGTTTTTAAGATCACAACGTCTGTGGTGTCAGCTAtcttagttataataataatcaatgtaATTTATCAATATACATTACCTTCAAATTAGCGGTTTCAAAGGCTTTCACAATAAAATCGTACCCAACGCCGTGCATAGCGCTGTAGACCGTCTTTATTTCAGCCTTCCTATTTGTTTCTAAAACGTCCTCTCTCAAACTGGACCGGATGTAGTCCATGTACTTCGACGTCACTTCATCTTGACAGTCCTTGACGAGTTCGTGATTCCTTATCTCTTCGATGTCCCAATGTTCGTCTGGTATGCTGTCGAAAGTTGTAGGAAAAATATGTACTATATgcattataagtatttatatttatttagaaacatcgcttcagcctgtaatacctaatatcccactgctgggcataggcctccttcctcatgtaggagaaggatcagagcttaattcactaagctactccaatgcgggctggcggatatattccctattatgagtaacgaacgCTATAAAGTGTTTATTAGAACAACTATGACCAATGGCTTAGCTTGCCAAGCCTATCATCACCTCACGTGAATAGGACTACCACATTTTTTTGCTATCTAAGATATAAGATCAAGAAAAGATCAAGAAAAttaagcaaatacgcattattagaaataactcaaaaattacttgtacagacaaacagacaaaaattctaaaaacgatatttttggcttcggtatcgaatgtagatcacaccccaagtattcttttaaaaaaatattcaatgtacagttttgactttcctaccattttattattattttaaattttaaatatcactaAATGTCACTAGTCTTGAGAGAATATAATATCATTCAGGGCACTAAATGATTGAATATcacctaaaaataaattcaacataAACTAGCTGTATTCCGCGGTTTCATAGgcattaatttgagaaaaaaaggcTATGGCCTTCCTAAGtacttttaaacaaataaacttttcaactttatatGTAGCTTAAtccccctccttataacttaggggtatgaaaaatagatattggtcgattctcagatcaacccgatatgcacacaaaatttcataaaaatcggtccggccgtttcggaggagtatggtaactaacattgtgacattgTGAATTTATATACAAGACTAGTTGttgccgcgacttcgtccgcgtggaatttaaaaaatatattgttcagctcgcagagttacaaaataaaaatatttctaaaataaaagtagcctaagttactccttattatatctgctatctgccagtaaaagtctcgtcaaaatcggtttcCAGCCacccatttcagagattagccggaacaaaaagacagacagacagaaaaattttttaaaaatgtcatttaggtatatgtaccgtgtatacatccatatgcatttagtaaaaagcggttattttaatagtacaaacagacactctaattttatttatatgtattgattaatttttataagatgcatatataaatttcacatttttatacatgcataattttattgataaagtgTGACAGGAATTGGACCCACAACCCTGGAGTAGGGTCATTACCAACAACACCAATGAGCTACTCAAAGAAAGAAGATAAGGACAAACTaagagaatattttttaaaaggcacgcGATTTAAACTAACTAGGTCGCATGTTTCAGCCTTAAAATActgaatgttttaatattaatatttattatgattatgatatgattatttatttataagtcaaCTGAAGGGcgacgaataaaaatattaatttatggcTCTACAGAAATACAACAACAATTACGaacgtttgacttggggagtgggctggtgaatgcgtgacgagagcgttatggaaagtgtgatcgggcgaggcgaacggagcaagagagaaagAGGTGCaaacacacattttctttctttctctcatagccagttacgtttcgtatatctaagacagtgcaggcctattgctaatgAAGTGAATAGTGAATAGTGAAGTATTGCTAGTGAagtacttcagtcgtgtggtctaaatctatataagaagctgttggttttctgaataaatagaaataaaaataaaaaaaatcacagttAAACACACAATACAGTATGATTTGTCGTTTAAGGTGTATACAGCATTTATTATACAACAGTTAGTGAGCATATAGAGTTGATAGGTATGAAATGAAT includes:
- the LOC123655961 gene encoding phosphoglucomutase-2, which encodes MNMVTCNSGDPKLDNVVNGWLIRDKNPVTYQEVVDDIKNSRWDKLKKTMLNRQKFGTAGLRAAMGAGYMCMNDVVVLQTAQGLCSYVQKVCNQAQIHNGVVIGFDGRYNSKRFAELTAKVFISASIPAHLFSSVCPTPLVSFGTILYGAAAGVMVTASHNPKEDNGYKVYWSNGTQVITPHDDNILEEIWSCLDIPDEHWDIEEIRNHELVKDCQDEVTSKYMDYIRSSLREDVLETNRKAEIKTVYSAMHGVGYDFIVKAFETANLKAPISVIEQQNPNPDFPTVKFPNPEEKECLDLSRKLAEENGVKLVLVNDPDADRLAVAEYNDKSKSWKVFTGNEMGSLLGWWLLQQHILGGGPVGEDDVFLLASFVSSKMLRAVAKGKGQLVETLTGFKWMGNATLLLLEQGETPIFAFEEAIGYMCSPRVPDKDGVSAAVHVASLASSLYSKGSSLLGQLQALYAEYGYHISYNSYFIFHEPNVISKIFSRIRNYHGPGIYPKKVGSCKITSINDFTAGVKIPEEVNGGGQLRVLGTGLDQDYTSGEMIAFTCEGGLSVIVRTSGTEPKLKYYTELACHAPLPSEQEAKKVELEIMVKEFIEELLQPKENGLIG